Proteins found in one Tsukamurella paurometabola DSM 20162 genomic segment:
- a CDS encoding alpha/beta fold hydrolase, which yields MSALAQLDRTSDVWPGEFLAVRGQRLFVRHVDEAAAVTAPSDPRPTVMMIHGLGGSSINWTDLGQILAPVAASYAPDLPGFGLSDPPADGDYGIEAFAEIVIAYLETLVAVRGGAVHLVGNSLGGAIAVRVAMLRPDLLRSLSLISPAFPDLRPRVRRLQFLPLSLVRIPVVGPAGFRLVGSAYPERQVDQTLREILVDPAAMGPVRRSQAIDQAVARASMPWAPDALAASFNALVRSWIVDFGAAHWAAARAVSVPTAVIWGARDLLVSVGVAPKVVRHIRGSTLTVFEDVGHVAQMERPVETARLVRELVIAAESAPVFR from the coding sequence GTGTCGGCACTCGCTCAACTGGACCGGACCAGCGACGTCTGGCCGGGCGAGTTCCTCGCGGTCCGCGGGCAGCGACTGTTCGTCCGGCACGTCGACGAGGCCGCCGCCGTCACCGCACCGTCGGACCCCCGGCCCACGGTCATGATGATCCACGGCCTGGGCGGGTCGTCGATCAACTGGACTGATCTGGGGCAGATCCTCGCTCCCGTTGCCGCGTCGTACGCCCCGGACCTACCGGGATTCGGGCTTTCGGACCCGCCCGCCGACGGCGACTACGGCATCGAGGCGTTCGCGGAGATCGTGATCGCCTACCTCGAGACCCTGGTCGCCGTGCGCGGCGGGGCTGTGCATCTGGTGGGGAACTCGCTCGGCGGCGCCATCGCCGTGCGGGTGGCGATGCTCCGGCCCGACCTGCTGCGCAGCCTCAGCCTGATCTCGCCCGCGTTCCCGGATCTGCGGCCGCGAGTACGACGCCTGCAGTTCCTGCCGCTGTCGCTGGTTCGGATCCCGGTGGTGGGTCCGGCGGGTTTCCGGCTGGTGGGCAGCGCCTACCCGGAGCGGCAGGTGGACCAGACCTTGCGCGAGATCCTCGTCGATCCCGCCGCGATGGGCCCGGTCCGGCGCAGCCAGGCGATCGATCAGGCGGTCGCCCGGGCGTCGATGCCCTGGGCGCCCGACGCGCTGGCCGCCAGCTTCAACGCGCTGGTCCGGAGCTGGATCGTCGATTTCGGTGCTGCGCACTGGGCGGCCGCGCGCGCGGTCTCGGTGCCGACCGCCGTGATCTGGGGAGCTCGCGACCTGCTGGTCAGCGTCGGGGTCGCGCCCAAGGTGGTGCGGCACATCCGAGGCAGCACGCTCACCGTGTTCGAGGACGTGGGTCACGTGGCCCAGATGGAACGCCCGGTGGAGACGGCCCGCCTGGTGCGCGAGCTCGTCATCGCGGCGGAGTCGGCGCCGGTTTTCCGCTGA
- a CDS encoding acyl-CoA synthetase, translated as MYPGAFAKTTPGCPAAIDADTGEFLSYARLDEQSTRLAHHLRSAGLRRGDTVAIVAGNDLRIFVAYWAAIRSGMYVAAVNFHLTPAEVNYILADCEAKAVFAGACVTEAVSQARRIPDLAEPGRAISWGGPIEGFADFDAVLAAADSSPLTDQPRGTDMLYSSGTTGRPKGIRFPLPEGQVDEAPDAYTAIFAPAYAMDSDTVYLSPAPLYHAAPLRFCAVTMSVGGTVIMMHRFDAVDALALIEKYRVTHSQWVPTMFVRMLKLDPEVRAKYDTSSLKVAIHAAAPCPAEVKRSMIAWWGPVIHEYYASTEAAGATFITPQEALERPGSVGKAGLGEIRICGENGDELPAGEVGTIYFERETMPFQYHNAPEKTRAAQHPDHPNWATTGDVGYLDTDGYLYLTDRRDFTIITGGVNVYPQESENTLVMHPAVADVAVIGVPDDELGEIAVACVQLAPGNIPSDELAAALIAHAGRDLARYKLPRAVRFVPSLPRTPTGKLVKRLISLD; from the coding sequence GTGTATCCCGGTGCATTCGCAAAGACCACCCCCGGCTGCCCCGCGGCGATCGACGCCGACACCGGCGAGTTCCTCAGCTACGCCCGCCTCGACGAGCAATCGACCCGGCTGGCGCACCATCTGCGCTCGGCGGGGCTCCGGCGGGGCGACACCGTGGCGATCGTGGCGGGAAACGATCTGCGGATCTTCGTGGCCTACTGGGCCGCGATCCGCAGCGGAATGTACGTGGCGGCGGTGAACTTCCACCTCACGCCCGCCGAGGTGAACTACATCCTGGCGGACTGCGAGGCGAAAGCGGTGTTCGCCGGGGCGTGCGTGACGGAGGCGGTATCGCAGGCGCGGCGAATCCCGGACCTTGCCGAACCCGGCCGCGCGATCTCCTGGGGCGGTCCGATCGAGGGCTTCGCCGACTTCGACGCGGTACTCGCGGCAGCGGATTCGTCCCCCCTCACCGACCAGCCCCGCGGCACCGACATGCTCTACTCCTCCGGAACCACCGGGCGCCCCAAGGGCATTCGCTTCCCACTGCCGGAGGGACAGGTGGACGAGGCCCCGGATGCGTACACCGCGATCTTCGCCCCGGCCTACGCTATGGACTCCGACACCGTCTACCTTTCCCCCGCACCTCTGTATCACGCTGCCCCACTGCGCTTCTGCGCCGTCACCATGTCGGTGGGCGGCACCGTGATCATGATGCACAGGTTCGACGCCGTCGACGCGCTGGCGCTGATCGAGAAGTACCGGGTGACGCACAGCCAGTGGGTTCCCACGATGTTCGTGCGCATGCTCAAGCTCGACCCTGAGGTGCGTGCGAAATACGACACCAGCAGCCTGAAGGTCGCCATCCACGCCGCCGCTCCCTGCCCGGCCGAGGTGAAGCGATCGATGATCGCGTGGTGGGGACCGGTGATCCACGAGTACTACGCCTCCACCGAAGCCGCCGGTGCCACCTTCATCACTCCGCAGGAAGCATTGGAGCGTCCCGGGTCGGTGGGCAAGGCCGGGCTCGGTGAGATCCGGATCTGCGGTGAGAACGGCGACGAGCTCCCCGCGGGCGAGGTGGGCACGATCTACTTCGAACGCGAGACGATGCCCTTCCAGTACCACAATGCGCCCGAGAAGACCCGGGCCGCACAGCATCCCGACCATCCGAACTGGGCCACCACCGGCGATGTCGGATACCTGGACACCGACGGCTACCTGTATCTCACCGATCGCCGCGATTTCACCATCATCACCGGCGGGGTGAACGTCTACCCGCAGGAGTCGGAGAACACACTGGTGATGCATCCGGCCGTCGCCGACGTCGCCGTGATCGGCGTTCCCGACGACGAGCTGGGCGAAATCGCTGTGGCCTGTGTGCAACTCGCCCCCGGGAACATCCCCTCGGATGAATTGGCCGCCGCCCTGATCGCGCACGCCGGCAGGGATCTGGCGCGCTACAAACTGCCGCGCGCGGTGCGATTCGTCCCTTCGCTGCCGCGTACCCCCACCGGCAAACTGGTCAAGCGGCTGATCAGCCTGGACTGA
- a CDS encoding TetR/AcrR family transcriptional regulator has protein sequence MADLGATTAAGESRGAVNPAPRRTARLPRSARRIQLLEAASSVFVDLGYHSAGMDEIAVRAGVSKPVLYQHFPGKLELYVAVLNAHSEALVTGVREALSSSTDNHARVIGAVRSFFDFVDRDSQGYKLIFESDVLEPVVQERVEGAVDACIDAVYDLVSEDSGLDPYRARMLAVGLVGASQVSARYWLYADRPIPKEEAVATTVELLWGGLSHVPLQAERRGH, from the coding sequence ATGGCGGATCTGGGCGCGACGACCGCCGCGGGAGAATCCCGCGGAGCAGTGAATCCTGCCCCGCGACGCACCGCCAGGCTGCCACGCAGCGCCCGTCGGATCCAATTGCTGGAGGCCGCGAGCAGCGTCTTCGTCGATCTGGGCTACCACTCTGCGGGGATGGACGAGATCGCCGTCCGCGCCGGAGTCAGCAAGCCCGTGCTCTATCAGCACTTCCCCGGGAAGCTGGAGCTCTACGTCGCCGTGCTCAATGCGCACAGCGAAGCACTGGTGACCGGAGTCCGTGAGGCACTGAGCAGCTCCACCGACAACCACGCCCGCGTGATCGGTGCGGTCCGTTCGTTCTTCGACTTCGTCGACCGTGACAGCCAGGGCTACAAGCTGATCTTCGAGTCCGATGTGCTCGAGCCGGTGGTGCAGGAACGCGTCGAGGGTGCCGTCGACGCGTGCATCGATGCGGTCTACGACCTGGTGTCCGAGGATTCCGGCCTCGACCCGTACCGGGCCCGGATGCTCGCCGTGGGCCTCGTCGGCGCCAGCCAGGTCAGCGCCCGGTACTGGTTGTACGCCGACCGCCCCATCCCGAAGGAGGAGGCGGTCGCGACCACGGTCGAGCTGCTGTGGGGCGGCCTGAGCCACGTCCCGCTCCAAGCGGAGCGTCGCGGCCACTGA
- a CDS encoding DUF418 domain-containing protein — protein sequence MTTTTAPTASSRRIASLDVARGIAILGTLGTNIWIFTEPSGMVGYIDSVGTESLPIRILQTLAQGKFLGLLSLMFGVGLAIQQASAARHDRPWPGRYWRRALVLLLDGLVHFLLVAEFDVLMGYALVSFLVSALLILQPRARTRWVVGAIAVHLAVVTLAVVAMMLPGSADGSGAGRRQGVNPYADGSFWDLVLFRADHALVFRAETIFMIPLTIAMFLTGARLFQSGLFAPDGAALRRRLMLLGAFAAPVDLAFGVFGAPLGLAGPAVFVGRYVIAPIVALGLLALIAEFYQRRGTGRAGRAMGRIGTTALSCYVLQNIIASVICYGWGFGLAARYGGEHRLLLTVLVFFAVVACLLVASTLWTRRFPRGPIEMMMHRVA from the coding sequence ATGACGACCACCACCGCCCCCACCGCCTCGTCGCGGCGCATCGCCTCGCTCGACGTGGCGCGCGGCATCGCGATCCTCGGCACCCTGGGAACCAACATCTGGATCTTCACCGAGCCCTCGGGCATGGTGGGCTACATCGATTCGGTCGGCACCGAGTCGCTCCCCATCCGGATTCTGCAGACGCTCGCGCAGGGCAAGTTCCTCGGGCTGCTGAGCCTCATGTTCGGCGTGGGCCTGGCGATCCAGCAGGCCTCCGCCGCCCGGCACGACCGGCCGTGGCCGGGACGGTACTGGCGGCGCGCCCTGGTGCTCCTGCTCGACGGCCTGGTGCACTTCCTGCTGGTCGCCGAGTTCGACGTTCTCATGGGCTACGCCCTCGTCTCGTTCCTGGTATCGGCGTTGCTGATCCTGCAGCCACGGGCGCGCACCCGCTGGGTGGTCGGCGCGATCGCGGTGCATCTGGCGGTGGTGACACTGGCCGTGGTGGCGATGATGCTTCCCGGGAGCGCGGACGGGTCGGGCGCTGGCCGGCGCCAGGGTGTCAATCCGTACGCCGACGGCTCGTTCTGGGATCTCGTGCTGTTCCGCGCCGATCACGCGCTGGTCTTCCGCGCCGAGACGATCTTCATGATCCCGCTCACGATCGCGATGTTCCTCACCGGCGCACGGCTTTTCCAGTCCGGGCTGTTCGCTCCGGACGGCGCCGCACTGCGCCGCAGGCTGATGCTGCTGGGCGCGTTCGCGGCTCCCGTCGACCTCGCCTTCGGCGTGTTCGGTGCACCGCTGGGCCTGGCGGGTCCCGCGGTCTTCGTGGGGCGCTACGTGATCGCGCCGATCGTCGCGCTCGGACTGTTGGCCCTGATCGCCGAGTTCTATCAGCGTCGTGGCACGGGCCGCGCGGGCCGGGCGATGGGCCGGATCGGTACCACAGCGCTGAGTTGCTATGTGCTGCAGAACATCATCGCCTCGGTGATCTGCTACGGCTGGGGTTTCGGACTGGCCGCGCGCTACGGCGGCGAGCACCGCTTGCTGCTGACCGTGCTGGTCTTCTTCGCGGTGGTGGCGTGCTTGCTCGTCGCGTCGACACTATGGACGCGCCGCTTCCCGCGGGGACCGATCGAGATGATGATGCACCGCGTCGCCTGA
- the moeZ gene encoding adenylyltransferase/sulfurtransferase MoeZ: MPPLVEPAAELTRDEVARYSRHLIIPEMGVEGQKRLKNAKVLVIGAGGLGSPALLYLAAAGIGTIGIVEFDEVDASNLQRQVIHGVSDLGRPKAESARDSIAEINPLVTVNLHQERLEPENAVQLFEQYDLIVDGTDNFATRYLVNDAAVLAHKPYVWGSIFRFEGQASVFWEDAPDGPNGEKQGLNYRDLYPVAPPPGMVPSCAEGGVLGILCASIGAIMGTEAVKLITGIGDSLLGRLMVYDALDMTYRTIKIRKDPASPAITELIDYEEFCGVVSDEAQAAAAGSTITPAELVELGEQGVEYELIDVREPVEWDIVHIDGAKLVPKSVFETGEGLERVSADKKLVLYCKTGIRSAEVLAAVQGAGYRDAVHLQGGINAYARQVDPSLPVY, from the coding sequence TTGCCACCGCTCGTCGAACCCGCCGCCGAACTGACCCGTGACGAAGTCGCGCGTTATTCGCGGCACCTGATCATCCCCGAGATGGGCGTCGAGGGGCAGAAGCGTCTCAAGAACGCCAAGGTCTTGGTGATCGGTGCCGGCGGTCTCGGCAGCCCCGCGCTGCTGTACCTCGCCGCGGCGGGTATCGGAACCATCGGGATCGTCGAGTTCGACGAGGTGGACGCGTCCAACCTGCAGCGCCAGGTGATCCACGGCGTCTCCGACCTGGGCCGGCCCAAGGCCGAGAGCGCGCGCGACTCCATCGCCGAGATCAACCCGCTGGTCACGGTGAACCTGCATCAGGAACGGCTCGAACCCGAGAACGCGGTGCAGCTCTTCGAGCAGTACGACCTGATTGTCGACGGCACCGACAACTTCGCCACCCGCTACCTGGTCAACGACGCAGCGGTGCTGGCGCACAAGCCCTACGTCTGGGGCTCGATCTTCCGGTTCGAGGGGCAGGCGTCGGTGTTCTGGGAGGATGCGCCCGACGGTCCGAACGGTGAGAAGCAGGGCCTGAACTACCGCGACCTGTACCCGGTGGCGCCACCGCCCGGCATGGTTCCCTCGTGCGCCGAGGGCGGCGTGCTCGGCATCCTGTGCGCCTCGATCGGGGCGATCATGGGCACCGAGGCGGTCAAGCTGATCACCGGTATCGGCGACTCGCTGCTCGGCCGGCTCATGGTCTATGACGCCCTCGACATGACCTACCGCACCATCAAGATCCGCAAGGACCCCGCTTCACCGGCGATCACCGAGCTGATCGATTACGAGGAGTTCTGCGGGGTGGTCTCGGACGAGGCTCAGGCCGCTGCCGCGGGGAGCACCATCACCCCGGCCGAGTTGGTCGAGCTGGGCGAGCAGGGCGTGGAGTACGAGCTGATCGACGTGCGTGAGCCTGTCGAATGGGACATCGTGCATATCGACGGTGCGAAGCTGGTACCGAAGTCGGTCTTCGAGACCGGTGAGGGCCTGGAGCGGGTCTCGGCCGACAAAAAGCTGGTGCTCTACTGCAAGACCGGTATCCGCTCCGCCGAGGTGCTCGCAGCGGTGCAGGGCGCCGGGTACCGCGACGCGGTACATCTGCAGGGCGGAATCAACGCCTATGCCCGGCAGGTGGATCCGTCACTACCGGTGTACTGA
- a CDS encoding DUF3152 domain-containing protein translates to MSSPSNPRRPRPDGRAPLRAEWDPINSPADRNRPPRERAYRKQSTLSRILSTYGWRAYAVPVLAVLTVFALVVTFWGNPFQSKTATVDNTAESMSRNPTPGKTIVGAPTGTTVPGPVPVAGQLPIGGDFTTHGAGLWHVVPGATKKVGEGKQKEYTYMVAVEDGVDMGGLGGDQPFAQMIDRTLGDPRSWVHDPAIAFRRVAEGKPDFTISLTSPMTTRQACGYSIQLESSCYNGELGRVVINLARWVRGATAFEGDLTGYRQYAINHEVGHAIGYDKHVPCPAQGALAPIMMQQSFGVANRDIFNLDRSEGFDNDLVCRPNAWVAPVLR, encoded by the coding sequence GTGAGTAGTCCTTCGAACCCGAGGCGCCCTCGACCCGACGGGCGAGCGCCGCTGCGGGCGGAGTGGGACCCGATCAATTCGCCCGCCGACCGGAACCGGCCGCCGCGCGAGCGCGCCTATCGCAAGCAGAGCACGCTCTCCCGGATCCTGAGCACCTACGGCTGGCGTGCCTACGCGGTTCCGGTGCTGGCGGTGCTCACCGTGTTCGCCCTGGTCGTGACCTTCTGGGGTAATCCGTTCCAGTCGAAGACGGCCACGGTCGACAACACGGCCGAGTCCATGTCCCGCAATCCGACGCCGGGCAAGACCATCGTCGGCGCGCCCACCGGTACGACGGTGCCCGGTCCGGTCCCGGTCGCCGGGCAGCTGCCGATCGGCGGTGACTTCACCACACACGGGGCCGGTCTGTGGCACGTGGTGCCCGGCGCGACGAAGAAGGTGGGCGAAGGCAAGCAGAAGGAGTACACCTACATGGTGGCCGTCGAGGACGGCGTCGACATGGGTGGACTCGGCGGTGACCAGCCGTTCGCGCAGATGATCGACCGTACCCTCGGTGACCCGCGCAGCTGGGTGCACGATCCGGCGATCGCCTTCCGGCGCGTCGCCGAGGGCAAACCCGACTTCACGATCTCCCTCACGTCGCCGATGACCACGCGGCAGGCCTGCGGCTACTCGATCCAACTGGAATCGTCCTGTTACAACGGCGAGCTCGGGCGCGTGGTGATCAACCTGGCGCGCTGGGTGCGTGGCGCGACCGCCTTCGAGGGCGATCTCACCGGCTACCGCCAGTACGCGATCAACCACGAGGTCGGCCACGCCATCGGTTACGACAAGCACGTGCCTTGCCCCGCGCAGGGTGCGCTGGCGCCGATCATGATGCAGCAGAGCTTCGGGGTGGCCAATCGCGATATCTTCAACCTCGACCGGTCCGAGGGATTCGATAACGACCTGGTCTGTCGCCCCAACGCCTGGGTCGCCCCGGTGCTGCGCTGA
- a CDS encoding nitroreductase/quinone reductase family protein: MALEGDFAQEKSGWVADQLAKIDETGSTASVHVAGQAVVVFTYRGPKTGKLYRRPLMRVEHDGVYAAVASKGGAPEHPVWYSALLSNEVVEVQDGTTVVSGPVREIHGAEREQWWERAVAAYPPYAEYQEKTDRLIPVLLVEPGRA; this comes from the coding sequence ATGGCCCTCGAAGGTGATTTTGCACAGGAGAAGTCCGGCTGGGTGGCAGACCAGTTGGCGAAGATCGACGAGACCGGCAGCACCGCTTCGGTGCACGTCGCTGGGCAGGCGGTGGTGGTCTTCACCTACCGCGGTCCCAAGACCGGCAAGCTGTACCGCCGGCCGCTGATGCGTGTCGAGCACGACGGGGTGTACGCCGCCGTCGCCTCCAAGGGCGGTGCCCCGGAGCACCCGGTCTGGTATTCGGCGCTGCTCAGCAACGAGGTCGTCGAGGTGCAGGACGGCACCACTGTCGTCTCCGGACCGGTGCGTGAGATCCACGGTGCCGAGCGGGAGCAGTGGTGGGAGCGCGCCGTCGCCGCCTACCCGCCGTACGCCGAGTACCAGGAGAAGACCGACCGGCTGATCCCGGTTCTCCTCGTCGAACCGGGCCGCGCCTAG